In a single window of the Xylanimonas protaetiae genome:
- a CDS encoding AAA family ATPase yields the protein MIRTLAVDGYRSVRSLVLALDRLTVVTGANGVGKSSLYRSLRLLAECAAGGVVGAVAREGGLASTLWAGPEVIGRAVREGRHPVQGTVRSGPVSLRLGFASDDLGYAVDLGLPQQQKLPDGSRHPFANDPEIKVEAVWTGPVPRPAALAAERRGPAVRVRGDDGAWQPRPGRLRTFESMLTEVVDPARAPELLDVRERLRGWRFYDQLRTDLDAPARTPQVGTRTPVLGPDGADLAAALATIADLGLGSDLERAVSRAFPGSRLAVDARDGRFEVRLHQHGLLRPLTAAELSDGTLRYLLWVAALLTPRPPELLVLNEPETSLHPDLLPALGELVREAAQRTQVVVVTHSAPLVAAMGSGDGVARVELVKDFGETRVAGREGRFDQPPWTWPSR from the coding sequence GTGATCCGCACCCTCGCCGTCGACGGGTACCGCTCGGTCCGCAGCCTCGTGCTGGCGCTCGACCGGCTCACCGTCGTGACGGGCGCCAACGGGGTGGGCAAGTCGTCGCTGTACCGGTCGCTGCGGCTGCTGGCGGAGTGCGCGGCGGGCGGCGTCGTCGGGGCCGTGGCCCGCGAGGGCGGGCTCGCCTCGACGCTGTGGGCGGGGCCCGAGGTCATCGGCCGCGCCGTCCGCGAGGGCCGGCACCCCGTCCAGGGGACGGTCCGCAGCGGCCCGGTGTCGCTGCGGCTCGGGTTCGCGTCGGACGACCTCGGCTACGCCGTCGACCTGGGGCTGCCGCAGCAGCAGAAGCTCCCGGACGGCTCCCGGCACCCGTTCGCCAATGACCCCGAGATCAAGGTCGAGGCCGTCTGGACCGGCCCGGTCCCACGCCCCGCGGCGCTCGCCGCCGAGCGTCGCGGCCCCGCGGTGCGCGTCCGCGGCGACGACGGCGCCTGGCAGCCCCGCCCGGGGCGGCTGCGCACGTTCGAGTCGATGCTCACCGAGGTGGTCGACCCCGCGCGGGCGCCGGAGCTGCTCGACGTCCGCGAGCGCCTGCGCGGCTGGCGGTTCTACGACCAGCTCCGCACGGACCTGGACGCCCCCGCGCGCACGCCGCAGGTGGGCACGCGCACGCCCGTGCTCGGGCCCGACGGCGCGGACCTTGCGGCGGCCCTGGCGACGATCGCCGACCTGGGCCTGGGCTCTGACCTGGAGCGGGCCGTGTCGCGGGCGTTCCCGGGCTCGCGGCTCGCGGTCGACGCGCGCGACGGTCGGTTCGAGGTGAGGCTGCACCAGCACGGGCTGCTCCGCCCGCTGACGGCGGCGGAGCTGTCGGACGGGACGCTGCGCTACCTGCTGTGGGTCGCCGCGCTGCTGACACCGCGCCCGCCCGAGCTGCTCGTGCTCAACGAGCCGGAGACGAGCCTGCACCCGGACCTGCTGCCGGCGCTGGGCGAGCTGGTGCGCGAGGCGGCGCAGCGCACCCAGGTGGTGGTGGTGACGCACTCGGCGCCGCTCGTCGCGGCGATGGGCTCGGGCGACGGCGTCGCGCGCGTCGAGCTGGTGAAGGACTTCGGGGAGACACGCGTCGCGGGCCGCGAGGGCCGGTTCGACCAGCCGCCCTGGACGTGGCCGTCGCGCTGA